The following nucleotide sequence is from Psychroflexus torquis ATCC 700755.
CATATGTTGCATATGGGTCAACGAATAGTCGTAGTGGCAACTTTCCCAAAAGGGATAACAGTTAGCTAAAATAACATCGCATTTAGCGGTTAACTCAGGATGAACTGTAAACTCATAATAGGCATCGACGTAACCAACAGGAATATGTGATGGGATAGCAGCTCTCACTTCATCCAAGTGTTGCATAAGTTCTTCAATAGATAAATCGTTTCTATATAAAACTTCGTTACCTACGGCAGCAATATCCACCAAACCCTCATTGGCCATCTTGATTAAGCTATCTAGTTCTTCCCTGTTTTTCTCTTTGTCATCACTTAGCCAAGCTCCAACTAAGGTTTTTAATCCAAGTTGCTTAGCTACTTTTGGCACAAATTCATTTCCTTCAATACAGGAGAAGGAGCGTACCCACTTGACGTGAGGTTTTAAAATATTCATTCGTCTCAGTACTTGTTCTTCTGTAATATGATGTCCAGGTTCCTGTCCATCTTCATACATACTAAAGCACATGCCATGAAAACCTTGTGACATGATAGTCTTAAATACATCGTGAAGTTCTTCAGTGGTGTATTCTTTTAAAAAATTCTGCGTTTTTATAGACGCTAAAAATTTTTCTTGTTGTTTGGATAGTTCTTGTTCTTTTCTGTAAGTCATGTTTTATTTAAATTTAAGTTGTTCGTTTTTATCCCAAATTCCCCAGCGTTGGCCAACATCTCCTTCGTGATGAATCTTCCAAGATTCATCAAATGAGGAGAAATAAAATAATTTAATATCTTCTTTATTCACCCAGCTGTTGACATTAATAAAATATTTCATGGCATTGTACCCTGAAGGTACAGCTTCTTCTGTATTTTCACCTTCACTTGGCCAGCCAGTTTCTGATATAATTACAGGTTTACCATTCGCTTTGTCCTTAATTAATTTATACATATCCCTTAAATAAGAAGGCGAAATTTCTATAGCACTGCCTTCCCAGAAAGGGTAGCAATTTATTAGAATAACGTCGCATATATCTATAAGTGATGGATATTCGTTAAAGATATAATAAGAATCAACGTAAGCCACTGGAATGTTAGGTAAAGCTTTTTTAACTTTTGAAATGTAATCCAGGACATCTTTTTCAGATAATTCTTCACGAAGAAGGACCTCATTCCCTACAACTGCTATATCTACAAACCCAGCTTTACCAAGTTCTATCAGTTTTTTTATTTCATTTTCATTTTGAATCATATTTGCACTTATCGAAGCACCTACCATAGTTTTAAGATGATTGTCTTTAGCTACTTTTGGTATATGTTCATTCCCATTTGTACAAGAGAAAGAGCGCACCCATTTTGTATAAGGTTTAATAATATTAATTCGTCTTATAATTTGTTCTTCAGAAAGTATATCACTGGTATCTTGGCCATCCATATATGGGCTAAAGCACATACCATGCATACCATTGTTTAAGTTTGTTAAAAATAATTTTTTGATCTCGTCAATTGATTTTCCAGAAAAATCGATATCATATTTTGGATTTGGTGCCCTCTGAATAGAACCTAAAGACCATGGCTCCTGATTTTGGTAATACAAAGAACTGATTTGTCTTGGCTTAGGCTTACTGTTTCTTATTTTGAGCTCAGCGCCAATTCCTCTAACTCGTTTTTCATCAAGATCATATTTCCACATCACAATAAAGGCTAAAGCAGCAGTTGATACTGGTAGAATAATATCAGCTATTCTTAATTGGTTCATCGTTTCTACAGTTTGGGTGACAGCACCCTCATCGAACCCAACTAAAGTTAATATGGCTCCTCCTAATACTAGCGCAATAGCTTGTCCTACTTTAACCATCCACCAGTAGATTGCTCCAAAAGTTCCTTCTTTTCTTGGCAATCCATTTTCTAATTCATCTAGATCACAAACATCTGCTGTCATAGACATCATAAGGGTAAATAAACCACCTAAACCAAAAGCCATAAAAGGAATAGGAACAAACATTAACCAAGGTGCACCTTGACTGATGTCGATGCTAAACCAAGACATCCCAATGCTGTCTAAGAAAGGATTTATCGCATTAAATATGGAGGCCACAAAATTATTTAAACCTTGACCAGCACTCGATGCGTTGAATTGAGCATTTAATGAATTATCAAATCCCCACCACTTAAGTCCATAACCAACTATAGAAATTGCGGTAGATATAAGGAAGGCTTTGCGTTTTCCAAATTTATTTGCAATACTAGATATAATAGGAATAACTAAAAATGCAGTAACTAGCGCGGTGATTGAAGCAAACCATGCAGGCCATGTTCCTGCTTGACCATAATCCCCATTATAAATATAAAAAACAATAATAAAAAAACTGAATGAAGCCACCATTTGGAAACCGTTAAAAACAAGAAAAGTAGCACTGCATAATTTTATGAAAGGCTTGCATTTAGAAACTTGTACAATCCCTTGAAACAATTCTTTGAAGCTAGAGGATAACGTACCCATGCTAATTTTTTTACGGTTTTCCATTTGTCCTGCATCCATTCCTTTACAGAATAGGGCTGGAAGAATACCCAATACAGCGCAAACCAGTCCTACCATTAATGATAATTGTCGGACTCCATTAGCTTGTAATTTTTCATTCGTTATTTTCTGTAATTCGTCACCAGTTAGTCCCATTTCGCCAATTGTTCTCAAGGCTACGTCACTTAATGGAAATACAGTAGGATCTGCGATAACTACCCAAAACCAAGGAACTATCATCCAAGCAATTTGACCTATGGTATTTGCAAATGCCATTAAGCGCGTACGTTCATTATAATCTGGAGTCATTTCATAACCAAGACCTACTAATGGTGTGGCAAACATGGTATTACCAACTAAAAATACCAAAGACATTAAAAGAAAATAACAAAAGTTAAAGGTAACGGAGTTGTCTTCACTCAATTGGAATAAAAGGGCAAACAATATACCACTCAAGATAGCCCCAACAAATATATATGGTCGCCTCCTTCCTAATTTAGATTTCGTGTTATCAGAAATAAATCCCATTATAGGATCAGTAATAGCATCAAATATTCGTGGCAAACCACCTAACAAGCCTGCTAAAAATGGATCCATACCGAATGCTGTCACCAAGAAAAACATGAAAACGGCTAAAGCTCCTGGTAATAAATTGAGTACTAAATGGCCTGCACCAAAAGCTGCCTTCTGTTTAATGGGAACTTTATCTTTTGCCAATGTTTTTTCTTGGGACATAA
It contains:
- a CDS encoding glycosyl hydrolase family 17 protein; translated protein: MTYRKEQELSKQQEKFLASIKTQNFLKEYTTEELHDVFKTIMSQGFHGMCFSMYEDGQEPGHHITEEQVLRRMNILKPHVKWVRSFSCIEGNEFVPKVAKQLGLKTLVGAWLSDDKEKNREELDSLIKMANEGLVDIAAVGNEVLYRNDLSIEELMQHLDEVRAAIPSHIPVGYVDAYYEFTVHPELTAKCDVILANCYPFWESCHYDYSLTHMQHMYGQALNAAKGKKVIITETGWPSKGESLGDAHPSEMNALKYFINTQLWSKKAGIEVFYFSSFDESWKVGDEGDVGAYWGIWDKDEQLKY
- a CDS encoding MFS transporter, which gives rise to MSQEKTLAKDKVPIKQKAAFGAGHLVLNLLPGALAVFMFFLVTAFGMDPFLAGLLGGLPRIFDAITDPIMGFISDNTKSKLGRRRPYIFVGAILSGILFALLFQLSEDNSVTFNFCYFLLMSLVFLVGNTMFATPLVGLGYEMTPDYNERTRLMAFANTIGQIAWMIVPWFWVVIADPTVFPLSDVALRTIGEMGLTGDELQKITNEKLQANGVRQLSLMVGLVCAVLGILPALFCKGMDAGQMENRKKISMGTLSSSFKELFQGIVQVSKCKPFIKLCSATFLVFNGFQMVASFSFFIIVFYIYNGDYGQAGTWPAWFASITALVTAFLVIPIISSIANKFGKRKAFLISTAISIVGYGLKWWGFDNSLNAQFNASSAGQGLNNFVASIFNAINPFLDSIGMSWFSIDISQGAPWLMFVPIPFMAFGLGGLFTLMMSMTADVCDLDELENGLPRKEGTFGAIYWWMVKVGQAIALVLGGAILTLVGFDEGAVTQTVETMNQLRIADIILPVSTAALAFIVMWKYDLDEKRVRGIGAELKIRNSKPKPRQISSLYYQNQEPWSLGSIQRAPNPKYDIDFSGKSIDEIKKLFLTNLNNGMHGMCFSPYMDGQDTSDILSEEQIIRRINIIKPYTKWVRSFSCTNGNEHIPKVAKDNHLKTMVGASISANMIQNENEIKKLIELGKAGFVDIAVVGNEVLLREELSEKDVLDYISKVKKALPNIPVAYVDSYYIFNEYPSLIDICDVILINCYPFWEGSAIEISPSYLRDMYKLIKDKANGKPVIISETGWPSEGENTEEAVPSGYNAMKYFINVNSWVNKEDIKLFYFSSFDESWKIHHEGDVGQRWGIWDKNEQLKFK